A single Ktedonobacteraceae bacterium DNA region contains:
- the gyrB gene encoding DNA topoisomerase (ATP-hydrolyzing) subunit B, which translates to MAKTRESIMAEQIDENKSVLSNYPEQKTGNGNGDGKVNGNGNGGYSEQNIQILEGLEAVRVRPGMYIGATDQRGLHHLIYEVVDNSIDEVMAGYADTVKVIIHADSSVTIEDNGRGIPVEEHHQRPGLSTLEVVMTILHAGGKFGGGGYQISSGLHGVGVSVVNALSEWCQVDVKRGGILYRQRYERGVAVTPLMEVDLVEEDDTGTITSFLPDLTVMETRDYNFDILAQRFREMAYLNRGMTISLKDERTDREVTFYFEGGLVSFVRYLNKDRGRLMGRPVSTIREIDGIKVELAVQYNDGWNPTEFSFANGINTVDGGMHITGFRSALTRTLNDYARKVNLLKEKDSNLTGDDVRQGLTAVVSVKVPNPQFEAQTKAKLNNAEVRPIVETVTAEMLTKYLEETPSEAKAIIEKCLLSARAREAARAARDLIQRKNALDTTLPGKLADCSEKHADRCELYLVEGDSAGGSAKSGRDRHFQAILPLRGKILNVERARLDKMLANEEVKNIITAIGVGIGEHFNKSKLRYGRIVIMCDADVDGAHIRTLLLTFFFRYMEPLITDGHLYIAQPPLYHVKTGKNVQFVYSDEERDRLIEEYRATHNGKEPEVGRYKGLGEMNPETLWETTMDPARRTILKVSIEEAVEADKVFNMLMGDEVAPRKRFIESHAKSAKLDV; encoded by the coding sequence ATGGCAAAAACGAGAGAATCCATAATGGCAGAGCAGATAGACGAGAATAAGAGTGTTCTTAGTAACTATCCTGAACAAAAAACTGGCAACGGCAATGGCGATGGGAAAGTAAACGGCAACGGTAATGGTGGATATAGCGAACAAAACATTCAAATTCTCGAAGGCCTGGAAGCCGTCCGCGTGCGCCCCGGCATGTATATTGGAGCAACCGACCAGCGCGGTCTGCATCACCTCATCTACGAGGTCGTCGATAATAGCATCGACGAGGTAATGGCGGGCTACGCCGATACCGTAAAGGTCATCATCCACGCCGACAGCTCGGTAACGATTGAGGATAATGGCCGCGGCATCCCCGTCGAAGAACACCACCAGCGCCCCGGCCTCTCCACGCTCGAAGTTGTGATGACCATCCTGCATGCCGGCGGCAAATTCGGCGGCGGCGGCTACCAGATCAGTAGCGGCCTGCATGGTGTCGGCGTTTCCGTCGTCAACGCGCTTTCCGAATGGTGCCAGGTCGATGTCAAACGCGGTGGTATCCTGTACCGCCAGCGCTACGAGCGCGGTGTAGCGGTCACGCCACTGATGGAAGTGGACCTCGTTGAAGAAGACGATACCGGTACGATCACGTCGTTCCTGCCTGATTTGACAGTCATGGAGACGCGCGACTACAACTTCGACATCCTGGCGCAGCGTTTCCGCGAAATGGCCTACCTGAACCGCGGCATGACCATCTCCCTCAAAGACGAGCGTACCGACCGCGAGGTGACCTTCTACTTCGAGGGTGGTCTCGTCTCGTTCGTGCGCTACTTGAACAAAGACCGCGGGCGTCTTATGGGCCGCCCTGTCAGCACCATTCGCGAGATAGATGGGATCAAGGTCGAGCTGGCCGTGCAGTACAACGATGGCTGGAACCCCACCGAATTTTCGTTCGCCAACGGCATCAACACCGTCGATGGCGGCATGCACATCACCGGATTCCGCAGTGCCCTCACGCGCACGCTCAATGACTACGCGCGCAAAGTGAATTTGCTCAAAGAAAAAGACAGCAACCTGACCGGTGACGATGTGCGGCAGGGCCTGACGGCGGTCGTCAGCGTCAAGGTTCCCAATCCACAGTTCGAGGCGCAGACCAAGGCCAAGCTGAATAACGCCGAAGTACGTCCCATCGTGGAAACTGTCACCGCGGAAATGCTCACCAAGTACCTGGAGGAGACGCCCAGCGAAGCCAAGGCCATCATCGAGAAGTGCTTGCTATCCGCTCGCGCGCGCGAAGCCGCCCGCGCCGCCCGCGACCTGATCCAGCGCAAGAACGCCCTGGACACGACGCTCCCTGGTAAGCTGGCCGACTGTTCCGAGAAACATGCCGACAGATGCGAATTGTACCTGGTTGAGGGTGATTCGGCAGGTGGTTCGGCAAAGTCTGGTCGCGACCGCCACTTCCAGGCCATCCTGCCGCTACGTGGAAAGATTCTCAACGTCGAACGCGCGCGACTCGACAAGATGCTGGCCAACGAAGAGGTAAAGAACATCATCACTGCCATCGGTGTCGGTATCGGCGAACACTTCAACAAATCCAAGCTGCGCTATGGGCGCATCGTCATCATGTGCGATGCTGACGTTGACGGCGCGCACATTCGCACGCTGCTGCTGACCTTCTTCTTCCGCTACATGGAGCCGCTGATCACCGACGGGCACCTCTACATTGCGCAGCCGCCGCTCTACCACGTCAAAACGGGCAAAAACGTTCAGTTCGTCTACAGCGACGAGGAGCGCGATCGTCTGATCGAAGAGTACAGGGCTACGCACAACGGCAAAGAGCCCGAAGTCGGTCGCTACAAAGGTCTCGGCGAAATGAATCCCGAAACCCTCTGGGAGACCACCATGGACCCCGCCCGTCGCACAATCCTGAAGGTGAGCATTGAAGAGGCGGTGGAGGCCGACAAGGTTTTCAACATGCTGATGGGAGACGAGGTAGCTCCGCGCAAGCGGTTTATTGAGAGCCATGCCAAGAGCGCGAAGCTGGACGTGTAG
- a CDS encoding zinc ribbon domain-containing protein, translated as MIADFVQVLSKTQPLSLLAGSPTPTATPTVVTGPTTSSSSSLLDTLNKVLGIVIGFLVAFIVIFWISLIVWTFRDIRSRSQDFLTQILATLLVAFFFIGGLFIYMILRPRQTLAEIYERQLEEESLLAEMTERQTCNNCHARVESDFQICPSCGQKLKRPCPKCERLLELRWAFCPYCATNLAGPMQNMPGMPVMQGMQSTPGMPMSGQLGNRY; from the coding sequence GTGATTGCGGATTTTGTTCAGGTTCTTTCCAAAACACAACCATTATCTCTACTGGCCGGTTCTCCCACTCCAACTGCGACGCCAACAGTCGTGACCGGGCCGACAACATCGAGTTCAAGCAGCCTGCTAGATACATTAAATAAGGTACTGGGTATCGTTATCGGCTTCCTGGTCGCATTTATTGTCATCTTCTGGATCAGCTTGATTGTCTGGACGTTCCGCGATATTCGCTCGCGCTCGCAGGACTTCCTGACCCAGATACTGGCAACTCTGCTCGTCGCTTTCTTCTTCATCGGCGGGCTTTTCATCTACATGATCTTGCGCCCGCGGCAGACGCTGGCGGAGATTTACGAACGCCAGTTGGAAGAAGAATCGCTGCTGGCCGAAATGACCGAGCGCCAGACCTGCAATAACTGCCACGCGCGCGTCGAGTCGGATTTCCAGATCTGCCCTTCCTGCGGCCAGAAACTCAAGCGCCCCTGCCCCAAGTGCGAGCGCCTGCTCGAACTGCGCTGGGCATTCTGTCCTTACTGCGCCACAAATCTTGCCGGGCCTATGCAAAATATGCCGGGAATGCCGGTCATGCAAGGGATGCAGAGTACGCCAGGAATGCCTATGAGTGGCCAGCTGGGCAACCGCTACTGA